The Enterococcus rotai genome includes a window with the following:
- a CDS encoding TIGR04197 family type VII secretion effector, whose protein sequence is MPKDINSNSAVAQAVATSIASSVSSLNQGTTITKDTQTTVAGNSNAQQAITQLTTFNTSLVQAVTQASNNIRSVAAEFEAVDQRIAQMQYNQMLP, encoded by the coding sequence ATGCCAAAGGATATAAACAGTAATTCCGCAGTAGCACAAGCTGTCGCTACTTCTATAGCATCATCCGTGAGCTCCTTAAATCAAGGGACAACGATCACAAAAGATACCCAAACAACTGTTGCAGGCAATAGCAATGCGCAACAGGCTATCACGCAACTAACGACCTTTAACACCTCACTTGTCCAAGCCGTTACCCAAGCAAGTAACAATATCCGGTCAGTGGCAGCTGAATTCGAAGCAGTTGATCAACGAATCGCTCAAATGCAGTATAACCAAATGCTTCCTTAA
- a CDS encoding DUF3958 family protein gives MSNLEEINQQKIQLEREQKKLEDLKRDLNQTEEHYEEYFFYQKQLFNELQEEFAQSQTDMLYQDMAEQINWQSRGVQDFLEEQQQELKKQTRALEDQQEDLHWQEIKTKEERSEKHEY, from the coding sequence ATGTCCAACCTTGAAGAAATCAACCAGCAAAAAATCCAACTCGAACGCGAACAAAAAAAACTCGAAGATCTAAAACGTGACCTCAACCAAACAGAAGAACACTACGAAGAATATTTTTTCTATCAAAAGCAATTATTCAATGAATTACAAGAAGAATTTGCCCAAAGCCAGACAGATATGTTATATCAAGATATGGCCGAGCAAATCAACTGGCAAAGCCGAGGGGTTCAAGACTTTTTAGAAGAGCAACAGCAAGAACTAAAAAAACAAACAAGAGCATTAGAAGATCAACAAGAAGACTTACACTGGCAGGAAATAAAAACAAAAGAAGAAAGGTCGGAAAAGCATGAGTATTGA
- a CDS encoding DUF443 family protein, with the protein MIEKTTNKRYKHFNYKNESILLDMDSNKITWFFPFLVWFLPVKGYRNTPLPSDKTGEKKTKGGIVFSIPILSIILIRLTDGGFGDLSKLSNYREIIMVILFSSMILVYLIRYFWRYKKNNLLMQDKEIVYLKFSFNKGIIGKYEYIYKVFILTIVCYGIVIFFSSYFINDYPNIIILPLILLVEYFLLIINTTIAHPEKDCTFVVTKEKK; encoded by the coding sequence ATGATCGAAAAAACTACAAATAAGCGATATAAACATTTTAATTATAAAAATGAAAGTATTTTACTAGATATGGATAGTAATAAAATAACTTGGTTTTTCCCTTTTTTAGTTTGGTTTCTTCCTGTTAAAGGATATAGAAATACTCCCCTACCATCTGATAAGACAGGGGAGAAAAAAACAAAAGGTGGTATAGTTTTTTCAATACCGATTTTATCAATCATTCTTATCCGTCTGACAGATGGTGGTTTTGGTGATTTATCAAAACTTTCAAATTATCGAGAAATAATTATGGTTATACTGTTTAGTTCAATGATTTTGGTCTATTTAATTCGCTATTTTTGGAGATACAAAAAAAATAACTTACTTATGCAAGATAAAGAAATAGTTTACTTGAAATTTAGCTTTAATAAAGGAATTATAGGAAAGTACGAATATATCTATAAAGTCTTTATTCTTACAATAGTTTGTTACGGGATTGTTATTTTTTTTAGTAGCTACTTTATAAATGACTATCCTAATATTATTATTTTACCGCTCATTCTTCTTGTGGAATACTTTTTATTGATTATTAATACTACAATTGCACATCCAGAGAAAGACTGTACATTTGTTGTTACTAAAGAAAAAAAATAA
- a CDS encoding DUF443 family protein, which translates to MLIIFSGRFKEVEVNNKKMLVDLDTSKLVWIVPWAVWLFPKNAYCYDAVKEDNKQKKKSSSKGLIVLTSSILASALIRNTDKSFGELSFLQGHPIELFLCLIVVTAAVFYYRWYSSNRELKRLSDIKKYEIVVSKKTSGLMSQLLKVCVGIFISIVALYFFGSIFIFKGNILGLGVYYFFLINILFRNYSEKIPETIHLSLKK; encoded by the coding sequence TTGTTAATAATATTTAGTGGAAGATTTAAAGAAGTAGAGGTAAATAACAAAAAAATGTTAGTAGATTTAGATACATCCAAACTGGTATGGATAGTACCTTGGGCTGTATGGTTATTTCCGAAAAATGCTTATTGTTATGATGCTGTAAAAGAAGATAATAAACAAAAAAAAAAGAGTTCGTCAAAAGGATTGATTGTATTAACTAGTTCAATTTTAGCCAGTGCTTTGATTAGGAATACGGATAAAAGTTTTGGTGAATTGTCTTTCTTACAAGGGCATCCTATTGAGCTATTCCTTTGCCTTATAGTTGTTACAGCAGCTGTTTTTTACTACAGATGGTATAGTTCAAATCGTGAGTTAAAAAGACTTAGTGATATTAAAAAATATGAAATAGTAGTGTCAAAAAAAACTAGTGGACTGATGAGCCAATTGTTAAAAGTATGTGTAGGAATCTTTATATCAATTGTAGCGTTGTATTTCTTTGGAAGTATCTTTATTTTTAAAGGAAATATTTTAGGATTAGGCGTATATTACTTTTTTTTGATAAATATTTTGTTTAGAAACTATAGTGAAAAAATTCCTGAAACTATACATTTATCTCTAAAAAAATAA
- a CDS encoding DUF443 family protein, with translation MIVKTENKRYKQLTYNGQKILLDMDSNKLTWLFPFLVWFFPVKGYMNEELPIFKESNSKGKSSGAIIISSSILASVLIRMTNKGFGDLRGFSNPQLVAGTVLFCSMVIVILIRYFYRYRKNHVLLSNEKVVLIRFKFMDGFKSKYNYIGKVLLVVIFCYAVVFYFSITFLTSYLNIILIPVICMVEYLISIANTTIEPPETDVELLIEIKDE, from the coding sequence GTGATAGTAAAAACCGAAAATAAACGTTATAAGCAATTGACCTATAATGGTCAAAAAATACTATTAGATATGGATAGCAACAAATTAACTTGGTTATTCCCTTTCTTAGTCTGGTTTTTCCCAGTTAAAGGATATATGAACGAAGAACTGCCTATTTTTAAAGAAAGTAATTCAAAAGGAAAATCATCTGGAGCAATTATAATATCTTCGTCTATTTTAGCAAGTGTTTTGATTAGAATGACGAATAAAGGATTTGGTGATCTCAGGGGATTTTCAAATCCACAATTAGTTGCAGGAACAGTATTATTTTGTTCTATGGTAATAGTTATACTTATTCGCTATTTTTATAGATACAGAAAAAATCACGTGTTACTTTCGAATGAAAAAGTTGTTTTAATTAGATTTAAATTTATGGATGGTTTTAAGAGCAAATATAACTATATTGGGAAAGTGTTACTAGTTGTCATTTTTTGTTATGCAGTTGTGTTCTATTTTAGTATTACTTTTTTAACGTCTTATCTTAATATTATCCTTATCCCAGTTATATGTATGGTTGAATATCTAATCTCAATTGCTAACACAACGATTGAGCCACCAGAAACGGATGTAGAATTGTTGATTGAAATAAAAGATGAATAG
- a CDS encoding DUF4176 domain-containing protein, which yields MQTLGTILYLKDGRAKVMIINRGPIVEKEGISFLYDYAGCVYPIGMNPEQVLYFNEENIDKVLFEGYRDEDEQRFEELYKKSVEDLGDSVMKGLPNLNLKS from the coding sequence ATGCAGACATTAGGAACAATCTTATATTTAAAAGATGGACGAGCTAAAGTAATGATAATAAATAGAGGACCTATCGTGGAAAAAGAAGGGATATCATTTTTATATGATTACGCGGGTTGCGTGTATCCCATCGGAATGAATCCAGAACAAGTTTTATATTTTAATGAAGAGAATATCGATAAAGTTTTATTTGAAGGATATCGTGATGAAGATGAACAACGTTTTGAAGAACTTTATAAAAAATCTGTTGAAGATTTAGGAGATTCTGTGATGAAAGGATTGCCTAATTTAAATCTTAAAAGCTAA
- a CDS encoding DUF443 family protein → MMKVYESTNKRYKLAELDTNYYLIDMDSNILAYFLPTLVWFFPFRAVEIDKGMFNKLVSNGQKEYGIMATVAISMFVGRPVYKLSTIFFQELDVTSELDKRAIYLLITFGCLLIFRSIIMFYNKHKLRKVLFGVGYNVTIEIEKESISTYYKKHSIIRLILIVMIAVGIIYITIVYLFDFIVVFILSVLIFIFMNRSYLFPYGSRFHIKD, encoded by the coding sequence ATGATGAAAGTTTATGAATCTACAAATAAAAGGTACAAACTAGCTGAACTAGATACAAACTATTATTTAATTGATATGGATAGCAATATCTTGGCTTATTTTCTCCCTACTTTAGTTTGGTTCTTCCCTTTTAGAGCAGTTGAGATAGATAAAGGAATGTTTAATAAGCTAGTGTCTAATGGTCAAAAAGAGTATGGTATTATGGCTACTGTTGCTATATCGATGTTTGTTGGAAGACCAGTTTACAAACTATCGACTATTTTTTTTCAAGAGCTTGATGTTACTTCTGAACTAGATAAACGTGCAATTTATTTACTGATAACATTTGGCTGTTTGCTTATTTTTAGATCTATTATTATGTTCTACAATAAGCATAAGCTTAGAAAAGTATTATTTGGAGTAGGTTACAATGTAACAATTGAGATTGAGAAAGAGAGTATTTCTACATATTACAAGAAGCATAGTATTATTCGATTGATTTTGATAGTTATGATTGCAGTAGGGATAATCTATATAACGATTGTTTATCTGTTTGATTTCATTGTAGTTTTTATTTTAAGTGTACTTATTTTTATATTTATGAATAGAAGTTATCTATTTCCTTACGGTAGTCGTTTTCATATAAAAGACTAA
- a CDS encoding DUF443 family protein, translating to MIKLEFTAAKPLYNNHRYNVIHSQSNYYLIDKDSSFLGYFFFGLNWLMPQKAYILNKSQADDLLAHRVETKNRKVLSSILIVLMILIFNIVLPKLLTLFYASTSIENSRIIEIGNTVMMIPPSRYIFMLLLITLFPALIIRVFWSFQSKKSMLKIIKYDELSVTQIKVRPGSLVDTLKKLGVYFMFLSLVIIAGFLLVITEGYWIISLCLVMLFLLFLLTNHLSINTGKYKIYQKR from the coding sequence GTGATAAAGCTGGAGTTTACCGCTGCAAAACCTCTGTATAATAACCATCGTTATAATGTAATACATTCTCAATCAAACTACTATCTAATTGACAAAGATAGTTCATTCTTAGGTTATTTCTTTTTCGGATTAAATTGGCTAATGCCACAAAAAGCGTACATCTTAAATAAAAGCCAAGCTGACGATTTGCTAGCTCATCGAGTTGAAACTAAAAATAGAAAAGTGTTAAGCAGCATTTTAATAGTGCTAATGATTTTAATTTTTAATATAGTATTACCCAAGTTATTAACTCTTTTTTATGCTTCAACAAGTATAGAAAATAGCCGAATTATTGAAATTGGAAATACAGTTATGATGATTCCGCCAAGTCGGTACATATTTATGCTGTTACTTATAACACTATTTCCTGCTTTGATAATTCGAGTATTCTGGTCTTTTCAATCAAAGAAATCCATGCTGAAAATAATTAAATATGATGAATTGTCTGTTACTCAAATTAAGGTGAGACCAGGTTCGTTAGTTGACACTTTAAAAAAATTAGGTGTGTACTTTATGTTCCTATCATTAGTGATTATAGCGGGATTTTTGCTTGTGATAACGGAAGGCTATTGGATTATCTCTTTATGTTTGGTGATGTTGTTTTTATTATTTCTATTAACCAATCATCTATCAATAAATACAGGGAAATACAAAATATATCAAAAGAGATAA
- a CDS encoding P-loop NTPase fold protein produces MGIYKHDTAPFCYENMDRFKFTRSELNVCSKLIDVMSKGEGLYVFSGMRGTGKTSIKELAFLKMEKSSLTDSEKIIKINIPFYSDDNNLRILIIKALYDYFSKKSDISILEKLKDLLLLFENQIKESNIFSQSDKNETDVETKTSFFNSIYNKFGLRFLGNWIPLQVKSEFSNSKTDSLENSEKQKFSREEQVAKEFSKEITIQEKHVQLEEFMRSILKKYRIVLIIDEIDKLEHSKVEKIILQNKGMFFNKNLVTLLITDLSSGLYLEEHSKEYVSDFIYLNNLTFEEYALKAINLELERGYRLYSLIDGYYQTCGNNRKMINSLINSNEKFSLSNSLSLFYLHHSSYFEGLKYEYKDIVTLFYIEFLELLSILEELSSNEIFEFLEDFILRYRLDNLKIKLILEKLILELKKCFHIYPYIFMEDISRSVTNFEKNKTIIGLLESVEYRVYDQSSKIFKKAFLYNNYRIFEKNYITFLKDWSNEKHAYLGSEAEQKFLNYYLECCGLFIDATNLDYYSAKLEFIMHHSFNKESSAEKDIEINKNEILGVIVFYPYFEELDENYKPLYNCYIIKRNFMNELMAYSYVGYPGLTSHKSSDRNKFIPFLKKQGVPYVEISNDFFSKKENFWSVGLEDEYGDELEKFIVNKTRPYLKDWLIKLCDRVF; encoded by the coding sequence ATGGGGATTTATAAACATGATACAGCTCCTTTTTGTTATGAAAATATGGATAGATTTAAGTTCACGAGGAGTGAATTAAATGTGTGTTCAAAACTTATAGATGTAATGTCCAAAGGGGAAGGGCTTTATGTATTTTCTGGTATGAGAGGTACAGGGAAAACAAGTATAAAAGAATTAGCTTTTTTAAAGATGGAAAAATCTAGTTTAACTGACTCAGAAAAGATAATAAAAATAAATATTCCTTTTTATAGTGATGATAATAATTTAAGAATACTTATTATTAAGGCACTTTATGATTACTTTAGTAAGAAGTCTGACATTAGTATACTTGAAAAATTAAAAGATTTACTATTGCTTTTTGAGAATCAAATAAAGGAAAGTAATATTTTTTCTCAAAGTGATAAAAATGAAACGGATGTAGAGACAAAAACCTCATTTTTTAATAGTATTTATAATAAGTTTGGCTTGAGATTTTTAGGTAATTGGATTCCATTACAAGTAAAAAGTGAATTTAGTAATTCTAAAACAGACTCCTTAGAAAATTCCGAAAAGCAAAAATTTTCTAGGGAGGAACAAGTTGCAAAGGAGTTTAGCAAAGAAATTACAATTCAAGAGAAGCATGTTCAACTAGAAGAATTTATGAGAAGTATATTGAAAAAGTATAGAATAGTTTTAATTATTGATGAGATAGATAAACTTGAACATAGTAAGGTTGAAAAAATAATTTTACAAAATAAGGGAATGTTTTTCAATAAAAATTTGGTGACACTACTTATTACTGATTTATCTAGTGGGCTTTATTTGGAAGAGCACTCAAAAGAATATGTAAGTGATTTTATATATTTAAATAACCTAACATTTGAGGAGTATGCATTAAAAGCAATTAATTTAGAATTAGAACGAGGATATAGGTTATATAGTTTGATAGATGGTTATTATCAAACATGCGGAAATAATAGAAAGATGATTAACTCGTTAATTAATAGTAATGAAAAGTTTTCTCTTTCAAATTCATTGTCGCTATTTTATTTACATCATTCAAGTTATTTTGAAGGCTTGAAATATGAATACAAAGATATAGTTACTTTGTTTTATATAGAGTTTTTAGAACTCCTTTCCATACTTGAAGAACTTTCCTCAAATGAAATTTTTGAGTTTTTAGAAGATTTTATTTTGAGATACAGGCTTGATAACTTGAAAATAAAATTAATTTTAGAAAAATTAATTTTAGAGTTAAAGAAGTGTTTTCATATTTATCCTTATATTTTTATGGAAGATATAAGTAGAAGTGTAACAAATTTTGAAAAAAATAAAACAATTATAGGATTACTAGAAAGTGTAGAATATAGGGTGTATGATCAATCATCTAAAATTTTCAAAAAAGCATTTCTTTATAATAACTACAGGATATTTGAGAAAAATTATATAACTTTTCTTAAAGACTGGTCAAATGAAAAGCATGCCTATCTGGGGTCGGAAGCTGAACAAAAATTTTTGAATTATTATTTAGAATGTTGTGGTTTGTTTATTGATGCAACAAATTTAGATTACTATAGTGCTAAATTAGAATTTATAATGCATCACAGTTTTAACAAAGAATCTAGTGCTGAGAAGGATATAGAAATCAATAAAAACGAGATTTTAGGAGTAATAGTTTTCTATCCATATTTTGAAGAGTTAGATGAAAATTATAAACCGTTGTATAATTGCTACATAATAAAAAGAAATTTTATGAATGAATTGATGGCATATTCGTATGTAGGTTATCCGGGATTAACTTCACATAAATCAAGTGATAGAAATAAATTTATTCCATTTTTGAAAAAACAAGGAGTTCCGTATGTTGAAATTTCAAATGACTTTTTTAGTAAGAAAGAAAATTTTTGGTCTGTCGGTTTGGAGGATGAGTACGGTGATGAATTGGAGAAATTTATTGTTAATAAAACTAGACCGTATTTGAAAGACTGGTTGATTAAACTATGTGATAGAGTTTTCTAA
- a CDS encoding PmeII family type II restriction endonuclease has protein sequence MTDEKNMNHNNEEIIEKAKKFFREIIAENHVKNTEKLENIKEFKVNPFTHKYLANFLTGNDDPKSLAKALIYPRVLGTSITTSFGQNLQTFVNTTLEGYGSTTTGMDIEFIDKLDGRKKYCQIKAGPQTINKDDVTTIRNHFRDVINLGRTNGIPIANMDCVVGVFYGTYNDLSAFYKNLAEDYTVLAGKDFWYHLTGDEDFYNKLTDAIGEIANEFDGTELLEKTINQLAMQLQQVDGIDE, from the coding sequence ATGACTGATGAAAAAAATATGAATCATAACAATGAAGAAATTATAGAAAAGGCAAAAAAATTTTTTAGAGAAATAATTGCTGAAAATCATGTGAAAAACACAGAGAAGCTAGAAAATATAAAGGAATTTAAAGTTAATCCATTTACTCATAAATATTTGGCAAACTTTTTGACGGGAAATGATGACCCCAAAAGCTTGGCGAAAGCATTAATATATCCTAGAGTTTTGGGTACTTCAATTACCACATCATTTGGACAAAATTTACAAACTTTTGTCAATACTACACTTGAAGGATATGGGTCAACAACAACAGGAATGGATATTGAATTTATAGATAAATTAGACGGAAGAAAAAAATATTGCCAAATCAAAGCTGGACCCCAAACAATAAATAAAGATGATGTTACAACTATAAGAAACCATTTTCGAGATGTTATTAATCTAGGTCGTACTAATGGTATTCCTATTGCAAATATGGACTGTGTTGTAGGGGTTTTTTATGGAACTTATAATGATTTAAGCGCATTCTATAAGAATTTAGCTGAAGATTATACTGTATTAGCTGGAAAAGATTTTTGGTATCATTTAACTGGAGACGAGGACTTTTATAATAAGCTCACAGATGCAATTGGGGAAATAGCTAATGAATTTGATGGAACTGAGCTTTTAGAAAAAACCATTAATCAGTTAGCGATGCAGTTGCAACAGGTTGATGGTATAGATGAATAA